CGGGATCGAGAGAATCAAGTCGAAAGTTGTTAATCCGTTGAATTTCAAAGCTGCAGTACACTATGGCTGCCATTTTGCAAAGCCTAGCAAGATCAAGCAGCTCGATGACCCGGAGAGACCAAGCATCTTAGATGAATTAGTCGAAGCTGTTGGTCCTAAAAGCATCAACTACCGTGACAAAATGATGTGTTGTGGCGCTGGCGGTGGTCTGAGAACGAGGGCGAACGAGATCGCGATGAAGATGACAGAGGAGAAGCTAGCGAACGTCAAGAAGGCGGGCGGACAGTTTATCGTTGATGTGTGCCCATTCTGCCATCTGCAATACGACAGAACACAGAAAGATATACCCGGTTACAACATACCAGTTATCCATCTTTCACAGCTCTATGGACTGGCATTCGGACTTCCAAGGGAGAGCATGGGGTTCGAGTCGCACATCGTGCCGGTTAATCTCTGAGGTGCCGATTTGTACAAGGCACACCTCGTATCAATCACAACGGCAGGTAGCGTCCCAGAGAATTTGAGGGGATTCGTTAACTTTCAAGCAGCATACGAAGGTCATGATGTCGATGAGAGCGAGAAGGTTGCGCTGCTAGTCATCGAAGGGACTGCCTCATATGTCGTGATATTCCTTGAGCGAGAAAAGAGCGTTGAAGAAATTGAGAATCGACTTGCACTACAGAAAGCGGAGATGACCTCAGACACAAGAAATGCGATCTCAAGAAACATAGGCGCAA
This region of Methanomassiliicoccales archaeon genomic DNA includes:
- the hdrB gene encoding CoB--CoM heterodisulfide reductase subunit B — its product is MTEKYALFLGCIAPLRYPGIEKATREVFKALDVELVDLEGAGCCPAPGVIRSFDQTTWLVLAARNLALAEKKGLDIITICNGCFGSLFDAAHLLHEDKEKVKEVNKILKQVGLEYVGDKIKVRHFADVLHKDIGIERIKSKVVNPLNFKAAVHYGCHFAKPSKIKQLDDPERPSILDELVEAVGPKSINYRDKMMCCGAGGGLRTRANEIAMKMTEEKLANVKKAGGQFIVDVCPFCHLQYDRTQKDIPGYNIPVIHLSQLYGLAFGLPRESMGFESHIVPVNL
- a CDS encoding DUF749 family protein; protein product: MYKAHLVSITTAGSVPENLRGFVNFQAAYEGHDVDESEKVALLVIEGTASYVVIFLEREKSVEEIENRLALQKAEMTSDTRNAISRNIGARPVRQ